One stretch of Microbacterium terrae DNA includes these proteins:
- a CDS encoding acyltransferase, which yields MARIAASADVDERAQIGDGTIVWHLAQVREDAVIGDECIIGRGVYVGPGTRIGHRCKVQNHALLYEPAVLDDGVFIGPAVVFTNDYYPRAINPDGTLKDAHDWDAVGVRVHEGASIGARAVVVAPAKIGRWALVAAGAVVTKDVLDFALVAGVPAKRIGWVGRAGVPLERDGSEWVCPATGERFVETDGVLERAGL from the coding sequence GTGGCCCGGATCGCGGCATCCGCCGACGTGGATGAGCGTGCGCAGATCGGCGACGGCACAATCGTGTGGCACCTTGCACAGGTGCGGGAGGACGCCGTGATCGGCGACGAGTGCATCATCGGTCGAGGCGTCTACGTCGGCCCCGGTACGCGGATCGGACACCGATGCAAGGTTCAGAATCATGCACTCCTGTATGAGCCCGCGGTCCTCGATGACGGCGTCTTCATCGGCCCCGCCGTGGTGTTCACCAACGACTACTACCCGAGAGCGATCAACCCGGACGGCACGCTCAAAGACGCCCATGACTGGGATGCCGTCGGTGTGCGGGTCCACGAAGGGGCGTCGATCGGCGCACGCGCGGTCGTCGTCGCACCGGCGAAGATCGGTCGGTGGGCACTCGTCGCCGCGGGGGCTGTCGTGACGAAGGATGTGCTCGATTTCGCCCTCGTCGCAGGCGTACCCGCGAAGCGCATCGGCTGGGTCGGTCGCGCCGGCGTTCCGCTAGAACGCGATGGCAGCGAGTGGGTCTGCCCTGCTACCGGCGAGCGGTTCGTCGAAACCGACGGCGTCCTCGAGCGAGCGGGACTCTGA
- a CDS encoding glycosyltransferase family 39 protein, giving the protein MASVSDKRAAAPRTWPWAVALGLVAVVVNSWNIGGPSLMGDEAVTVSLADRSPGAIWAVVSTSMDAVHAAYYAAMHLWFSAFGVSAVTLRLPSAIALGVAVCGIVLIGARYASRATGFVAGILLMAMPAALLVATVGRSYAIQIALTTWLAFMLLLALERGRVWRWVVVGALVSVSVVVFLFTALVVAAFAAAVVLHRPWRTRIVPFGLASVAGVLPAILVALLGYQQRSQVSWIEPIDFGIFEDVLVRQWFSGVMYVDSSYPSWIAYATTALFLGLVVVGVIHAVREGAVMRGLAVLCTAWMVIPPVLLVGVSLIAEPLYSPQYLTMCAPAVALLAALGISSIGRRWIALTLVAVLVATAVLPYVHARTGNSHGADWNEVANVLRQEAANGDAVIVESDPWDQPHILFDLYPDETDGLRDITLTGRYNPVALWGDRSTPEDLKIGADVRRIWVVSRGQGTGEWEATLEAGGFSAVRTVDLPFSTLTLYAR; this is encoded by the coding sequence GTGGCGAGTGTGAGTGACAAGCGTGCGGCGGCTCCGCGCACGTGGCCGTGGGCGGTCGCCCTCGGCCTCGTTGCTGTCGTCGTGAACTCCTGGAACATCGGCGGACCGTCGCTGATGGGCGACGAGGCGGTGACGGTATCCCTCGCTGACCGCTCGCCCGGCGCGATCTGGGCGGTGGTCTCGACGAGCATGGATGCGGTCCACGCCGCGTACTACGCGGCCATGCATCTGTGGTTTTCTGCATTCGGTGTCAGTGCGGTGACACTTCGACTGCCCAGTGCGATCGCGCTGGGCGTCGCCGTCTGCGGCATCGTCCTGATCGGCGCCCGGTATGCGTCGCGTGCGACCGGCTTTGTGGCGGGCATCCTGCTCATGGCGATGCCGGCGGCGCTGCTCGTCGCGACCGTCGGACGTTCGTACGCCATCCAGATCGCTCTCACCACCTGGCTCGCGTTCATGCTCCTGCTGGCTCTCGAGCGCGGGCGCGTGTGGCGGTGGGTGGTCGTCGGTGCGCTTGTGTCGGTGTCGGTGGTCGTCTTCCTCTTCACCGCATTGGTCGTCGCGGCCTTCGCGGCCGCGGTCGTCCTGCACCGTCCGTGGCGGACACGGATAGTGCCGTTCGGCCTCGCAAGCGTCGCGGGCGTCCTTCCCGCGATCCTCGTCGCGCTGCTCGGGTACCAGCAGCGCAGTCAGGTCTCATGGATCGAGCCGATCGATTTCGGAATCTTCGAGGACGTTCTCGTGCGGCAGTGGTTCTCGGGGGTGATGTACGTCGACTCGTCGTACCCCTCGTGGATCGCCTACGCGACTACAGCGCTGTTTCTGGGACTTGTGGTGGTCGGCGTGATCCATGCAGTGCGCGAGGGTGCAGTCATGCGCGGCCTCGCGGTCCTCTGCACCGCGTGGATGGTCATTCCGCCGGTTCTGCTCGTCGGGGTCTCGTTGATCGCAGAACCGCTGTACTCCCCGCAGTACCTGACGATGTGCGCCCCCGCGGTCGCATTGCTCGCGGCGCTGGGCATCAGCTCGATCGGCCGGCGTTGGATCGCGCTGACACTCGTCGCAGTCCTCGTGGCAACCGCAGTCCTCCCCTACGTCCATGCGCGCACCGGGAACTCGCATGGCGCGGACTGGAACGAGGTCGCGAATGTGCTCCGCCAAGAGGCTGCGAATGGCGATGCGGTCATCGTCGAAAGCGACCCGTGGGACCAACCGCACATTCTTTTCGACCTGTACCCGGACGAGACGGACGGGCTTCGAGACATCACGCTCACCGGCCGATACAACCCAGTCGCGCTGTGGGGCGACCGATCCACCCCGGAAGACCTGAAGATCGGAGCGGACGTGCGCCGCATCTGGGTGGTGTCGCGGGGGCAGGGCACCGGTGAGTGGGAAGCAACGCTGGAGGCCGGGGGATTCTCAGCGGTGCGCACGGTCGACCTGCCCTTCAGCACGCTGACGCTCTACGCGCGCTGA
- a CDS encoding GNAT family N-acetyltransferase — protein sequence MRAKLVRLAEVTDADWMRWSALAERSAEPNLAFDPRFLMSDQEGDTDDYLFVIAEEAGEWFGLLRVFAMALSPSVDIPAYGTWDPPLFGASHPLLDRARAAEALSTLARGLRPLLRTGYLSLRGYPATGPLAEALGAVRRQRAIGAVVTQSHASAWVDVAAQHASGSPADRVGPAQIDIDHHNADTRKKLRRAARRLAETAGGSLTLRDASDDPEAVERFIAMQRSGWKGDAQRGGTAVALDHGMEVRFRRKLAAFRGTDDLIVLELWAGDVPVHSSVYLVEGRVAEGYLDAYQHEFGAFSAGKLGRTAAFAYLRRLPRLTAVNPGIYDYYPDAAKVYPDRREYIDVIIGVGVVPSLLTGLLLRADASSLRRRAVIVASNADRFAMRAVGAVKRRVKPGS from the coding sequence GTGCGAGCGAAGTTGGTGCGGCTCGCAGAGGTGACGGACGCCGACTGGATGCGGTGGAGCGCGCTCGCCGAGCGATCGGCCGAGCCCAATCTCGCCTTCGATCCCCGCTTCCTCATGTCCGACCAGGAAGGCGACACCGACGACTACCTGTTCGTCATCGCCGAGGAGGCGGGCGAGTGGTTCGGCCTTCTGCGTGTATTCGCCATGGCACTGTCGCCCAGCGTGGACATCCCCGCATACGGCACCTGGGATCCGCCGCTCTTCGGCGCATCACATCCCCTCCTCGACCGCGCCCGCGCCGCTGAGGCGCTGTCGACGCTCGCGCGCGGACTCCGCCCCCTGCTGCGCACCGGCTACCTGTCGCTGCGCGGCTACCCCGCCACGGGACCGCTCGCCGAGGCACTCGGGGCGGTGCGCAGGCAGCGTGCTATCGGAGCCGTGGTCACGCAGTCCCACGCTTCGGCCTGGGTCGATGTCGCCGCGCAACATGCCTCCGGCTCGCCCGCAGACCGCGTCGGCCCCGCCCAGATCGACATCGACCACCACAACGCCGACACGCGGAAGAAGCTCCGTCGCGCTGCTCGGAGACTGGCCGAGACCGCGGGCGGATCGCTCACCCTCCGCGATGCGAGCGACGACCCGGAAGCAGTCGAGCGCTTCATCGCGATGCAGCGCTCGGGGTGGAAGGGGGACGCGCAGCGCGGAGGAACCGCCGTGGCTCTGGACCACGGCATGGAGGTCAGGTTCCGCCGGAAGCTCGCGGCGTTCCGTGGCACCGACGACCTCATCGTGCTCGAGCTCTGGGCGGGCGACGTGCCCGTGCACTCATCGGTGTACCTGGTGGAGGGGCGCGTCGCCGAGGGGTACCTTGACGCGTATCAGCACGAGTTCGGCGCATTCTCCGCAGGCAAGCTCGGTCGAACCGCGGCGTTCGCGTACTTGCGACGGCTCCCCCGCCTCACTGCGGTGAACCCGGGGATCTACGACTACTACCCCGACGCCGCGAAGGTCTACCCCGATCGCCGGGAGTACATCGACGTCATCATCGGCGTCGGCGTCGTGCCGTCGCTCCTGACGGGCCTGCTTCTTCGAGCCGATGCGTCGTCCCTGCGACGCAGGGCGGTGATCGTCGCCAGCAACGCGGATCGGTTCGCCATGCGTGCCGTCGGCGCCGTGAAGCGCCGCGTGAAGCCGGGAAGCTGA
- a CDS encoding GNAT family N-acetyltransferase, with protein MRATLLRLSEVTDAEASRWAALAKRAAEPNAALDPRFLLPDRDTSGGHLLVVAEEDGEWFGLLRVFPIDTAATFGVTTFGTLEPSELGPPFPLLDRSRSGDALTAIAWGIRRLLRGGYLALRGYPATGPLAEALEAARSRTGMGALVVATRTTPWVDVHPMPDSSPTEHVYSAQVDPDYRSVGTRKELRRNARRLTEATGGPLTLRDASDDPAAIDRFIAMQASGWKGDGDRGGYAVALDADRERAFRDKMRAFAATGDLILLELWGGTQHVYSHVYVVSEGVAVGVLDAYQHEYARYSTGKLGRTAVTAHLRHSGRLQAMNPGYYYDGDEEAVRAYPDRRDFDDVVIGVGAVPALAVRLLPRADASKTAQRMFTLLSRADRLVLRVVDRVNRRGKAKS; from the coding sequence ATGCGGGCAACACTGCTCCGGCTCTCGGAGGTCACCGACGCGGAGGCGAGCCGCTGGGCTGCACTCGCGAAGCGTGCGGCCGAGCCCAACGCCGCGTTGGATCCCCGGTTCCTCCTCCCGGACCGCGACACAAGCGGCGGCCACCTGCTGGTCGTCGCCGAGGAGGACGGCGAGTGGTTCGGCCTCCTCCGCGTCTTCCCGATCGACACGGCTGCGACCTTCGGGGTCACGACGTTCGGCACGCTCGAACCTTCCGAACTCGGCCCGCCGTTTCCGCTGCTGGATCGAAGCCGCAGCGGCGACGCCCTGACAGCGATCGCGTGGGGGATCCGGCGCCTCCTCCGCGGCGGCTATCTGGCGCTGCGCGGCTATCCCGCAACAGGCCCGCTCGCCGAAGCCCTGGAGGCGGCGCGAAGCCGGACCGGGATGGGTGCACTCGTGGTCGCCACGCGCACCACCCCGTGGGTCGATGTCCATCCGATGCCGGACTCGTCGCCGACGGAACACGTCTACTCCGCGCAGGTCGACCCCGACTACCGCAGTGTCGGTACCCGGAAGGAACTTCGCCGCAATGCGCGGCGCCTGACCGAAGCCACGGGCGGCCCGCTCACCCTGCGTGATGCGAGCGACGACCCGGCGGCCATCGACCGCTTCATCGCGATGCAGGCATCCGGGTGGAAGGGCGACGGTGATCGTGGCGGTTACGCCGTGGCGCTGGACGCCGACCGGGAACGGGCGTTCCGTGACAAGATGCGGGCGTTCGCCGCGACCGGCGACCTCATCTTGCTCGAACTGTGGGGTGGCACCCAGCACGTCTACTCGCATGTGTACGTCGTCTCGGAAGGAGTCGCGGTGGGCGTCCTCGACGCGTATCAGCACGAGTACGCCAGATACTCGACCGGCAAACTCGGCCGCACCGCCGTCACCGCCCACCTTCGGCATTCCGGGCGCCTCCAGGCGATGAACCCGGGCTACTACTACGACGGCGACGAGGAGGCGGTGCGGGCATATCCCGATCGTCGAGACTTCGATGATGTCGTCATCGGAGTCGGCGCGGTGCCGGCGCTCGCGGTTCGGCTCCTTCCGCGCGCTGACGCTTCGAAGACAGCGCAGAGGATGTTCACGCTGCTGAGCCGAGCCGACCGACTCGTGCTGCGCGTCGTCGATCGCGTGAACCGACGCGGGAAGGCGAAGTCATGA
- a CDS encoding acyl-CoA dehydrogenase family protein yields MTTDALMVLVAVMVGLLLLVAVACAAVVGVFLWRRWRRSHPPRRPRGSTAGSTPSMSAPAAPPASSGGRSGGRPASEPVPKGDAPADDPRILALQLEEPASTEAVFRNLEKIKPLLRDEAAESDRMARTTPLAGRAMRSAGLFLWCFPAERGGIDASHADRLEAAAQVARIDAGMAWTMVILSSHGDCVAYLDDEACASLYPNADIPTVYSAVPFARAIEIDGDKYRIEPARWRMGSGGYHAERWIGGAKVWDTAGNPVLDEATGWQKVIGAWLPEDKVRQIDDWDPLGVRSSGSSSYELVEAVEIPRNFAYNDTQDLRPFRFPFFGIAMGIAQHLIDLTVETLSGPRTEPIDTYAANVLGDALASLDMLVLGLRGYAVYIDEAREGRSSRALTVDESNWVNSAGVPVRELLLKIRDITADLTGTRYVPAGSEFARALRDIDVILAHVLFRLTITPGKRDRVSALLAGSTPPGVWDSGWPLNIPTDHAVDAEPRD; encoded by the coding sequence ATGACGACGGATGCGCTCATGGTGCTTGTGGCGGTCATGGTGGGACTGCTGCTGCTCGTGGCCGTCGCCTGCGCAGCGGTCGTCGGCGTCTTCCTGTGGCGGCGCTGGCGACGCAGCCACCCGCCGCGCCGACCGCGGGGCTCGACTGCCGGGTCGACACCATCGATGTCCGCTCCGGCAGCGCCACCGGCCTCTTCGGGCGGACGCAGCGGAGGACGACCGGCGTCCGAGCCCGTCCCGAAGGGTGACGCACCCGCTGACGACCCCCGTATCCTCGCCCTCCAACTCGAGGAGCCGGCGTCCACGGAGGCTGTGTTCCGCAACCTCGAGAAGATCAAGCCGCTTCTACGCGATGAAGCCGCAGAAAGCGACCGCATGGCGAGGACCACACCGCTCGCCGGCCGGGCGATGCGCTCCGCGGGACTCTTCCTGTGGTGCTTTCCCGCCGAACGCGGCGGCATCGATGCGTCGCACGCCGACAGGCTCGAAGCGGCGGCCCAGGTCGCGCGCATCGACGCCGGAATGGCGTGGACGATGGTCATTCTCAGCAGTCACGGAGACTGCGTCGCCTATCTCGACGACGAGGCGTGCGCGTCGCTCTACCCGAATGCCGACATCCCTACGGTCTACTCGGCGGTGCCGTTCGCGCGAGCGATCGAGATCGACGGGGACAAGTACCGAATCGAACCTGCACGCTGGCGCATGGGCAGCGGTGGGTACCACGCGGAGCGCTGGATCGGCGGCGCCAAGGTGTGGGACACGGCAGGCAACCCCGTGCTCGACGAAGCGACGGGCTGGCAGAAGGTCATCGGCGCCTGGCTGCCCGAAGACAAGGTCCGACAGATCGACGACTGGGATCCACTCGGCGTGCGATCGTCGGGAAGCTCCTCGTACGAACTGGTCGAGGCTGTCGAGATCCCCCGCAACTTCGCCTACAACGACACCCAGGACCTGAGGCCGTTCCGCTTTCCGTTCTTCGGGATCGCCATGGGCATCGCGCAGCACCTGATCGACCTCACTGTCGAGACGTTGAGCGGCCCGCGCACCGAACCCATAGACACGTATGCCGCCAACGTTCTGGGCGACGCCCTCGCGTCGCTCGACATGCTCGTGCTCGGCCTACGCGGATACGCCGTGTACATCGACGAGGCCCGCGAGGGACGTTCCTCACGCGCGCTCACCGTCGACGAGTCGAACTGGGTGAACAGTGCCGGCGTCCCCGTACGGGAATTGCTGCTGAAGATCCGCGACATAACCGCCGATCTCACCGGAACGCGCTACGTGCCGGCAGGGTCCGAATTCGCCCGCGCGCTCCGCGACATCGACGTCATTCTCGCGCACGTCCTGTTCCGGCTCACCATCACGCCCGGCAAGCGCGACCGCGTGAGCGCTCTGCTCGCGGGTTCCACCCCTCCCGGCGTGTGGGACTCGGGCTGGCCGCTGAACATCCCCACTGACCACGCCGTCGACGCCGAACCGCGGGACTGA
- a CDS encoding acyl-CoA dehydrogenase family protein, with product MTTDQLLTVLVTMVAVLLVLALFAGAAIAYFVFRRLRGRRRQPRTAPPVASTPAARVTSSAPAPHQNRPVDQPVPKGDVPRDDPRIAALDLEPPSSTAAVFRNLDKVKPILWHEVAESDRIGRITPLAGGALRATGVYLWSFPTNRGGLDASYADRLEAVTQVGRIDAGMAWVVHWLSSHSELAGRLDDESFAELYPSLDLPTVFSATPPARAIEIGGDKYRIEQARWRLGSGGYHADRWLAGANVYTAAGEAVIDQATGAHKAIGVWVPADKLQQIDDWNPLGLRSSGSASYELTGPVEVPRRWSFEITGDTGAHFFPFMGVMVGAAQHLVDLTLQFVRAKRKAGVTTGSHDVTALADAMSSLDMLALGLRGYADYIDRVRVERAGVFTVEEAAWIHTVGMPVRETLMKVRDITSDIVGTGYVPAGSEFGRVLRDIQVGLAHAWFRRSDALDLRTRHMSVVLDSPRFTPIWDAGWPVQLPAENVSAS from the coding sequence GTGACGACCGACCAGCTCTTGACGGTTCTCGTGACGATGGTCGCGGTGCTGCTCGTCCTCGCGCTCTTCGCCGGGGCCGCGATCGCGTACTTCGTGTTCCGACGGCTCCGCGGTCGCCGGAGGCAGCCCCGCACGGCACCTCCGGTCGCGTCGACGCCGGCGGCTCGGGTCACCTCATCGGCACCGGCGCCTCACCAGAACCGCCCAGTCGACCAGCCCGTCCCCAAGGGCGACGTTCCGCGCGACGACCCGCGCATCGCGGCCCTCGACCTCGAGCCGCCCTCGTCGACCGCCGCGGTCTTCCGCAACCTCGACAAAGTCAAGCCGATCCTTTGGCATGAGGTCGCCGAGAGCGACCGAATCGGGCGGATCACCCCGCTCGCTGGTGGTGCCCTGCGTGCGACGGGTGTTTACCTCTGGTCCTTCCCGACGAACCGCGGTGGTCTCGATGCTTCCTACGCCGATCGTCTGGAGGCGGTCACGCAAGTAGGTCGCATCGACGCCGGGATGGCCTGGGTGGTGCACTGGCTGAGCTCTCACAGCGAGCTCGCCGGGCGACTCGACGACGAGTCGTTCGCCGAGCTGTATCCAAGTCTCGACTTGCCGACCGTGTTCTCTGCCACGCCGCCGGCACGAGCGATTGAGATCGGTGGAGACAAGTACCGCATCGAGCAGGCGCGATGGAGGCTCGGGAGCGGCGGCTACCACGCCGATCGATGGCTCGCAGGCGCAAACGTCTACACCGCGGCGGGCGAGGCGGTGATCGATCAGGCCACAGGCGCACACAAGGCGATCGGGGTCTGGGTGCCCGCCGACAAGCTCCAGCAGATCGACGACTGGAATCCGCTCGGCCTGCGCTCTTCGGGCAGCGCCTCGTATGAACTCACCGGGCCTGTGGAGGTGCCGCGGCGCTGGAGCTTCGAGATCACCGGCGATACCGGAGCCCACTTCTTCCCGTTCATGGGGGTGATGGTGGGCGCTGCCCAGCATCTCGTCGATCTGACGCTCCAGTTCGTGAGGGCGAAGCGGAAGGCCGGTGTCACGACGGGCTCCCACGACGTCACGGCCCTCGCCGATGCGATGAGCTCCCTCGACATGCTCGCCCTCGGCCTTCGCGGCTATGCCGACTACATCGACCGCGTGCGCGTCGAGCGGGCCGGGGTGTTCACGGTCGAGGAGGCAGCATGGATCCACACTGTGGGCATGCCCGTGCGCGAGACCTTGATGAAGGTGCGAGACATCACGTCCGATATCGTCGGGACCGGCTACGTCCCGGCTGGCTCGGAGTTCGGACGCGTGCTGCGCGACATCCAGGTGGGGCTCGCGCACGCGTG